The Coleofasciculaceae cyanobacterium genome has a segment encoding these proteins:
- a CDS encoding glycosyltransferase, which yields MEQVKISVVIPTYHRNDLLAKCLNCLAPGVQTLPAEKYEVIVTDDGFKTTAEEMIRNRYSWVKWLAGPRKGAAANRNNGAKYAKGSFIAFTDDDCLPSSSWLSSFYSALTPHIQVYEGKTTCETGVCSPMEEAPVNLTGGYLWSCNMLVKARLFQEISGFDEKFPYPYMEDVDFRERIKKAGLTFLFIQDAIVDHPPRRRLWGDKLGASQESLVYYWRCKKKKKFFKVQLIRNILSYRIRAILNFGFSLDSLKAVTSMIVEISYIISHMNQWQKKYPLE from the coding sequence ATGGAGCAAGTTAAAATTAGCGTTGTTATTCCTACCTACCATAGGAATGATTTGTTAGCCAAATGTTTAAATTGCCTTGCACCTGGAGTTCAAACACTGCCAGCCGAGAAGTATGAAGTAATCGTGACTGATGACGGCTTTAAAACAACTGCTGAGGAAATGATTCGTAATCGCTATTCTTGGGTCAAATGGTTAGCTGGTCCCCGTAAAGGAGCGGCAGCAAATCGTAACAATGGAGCAAAATATGCTAAAGGTTCATTTATTGCCTTTACTGACGATGATTGTTTACCCAGTTCCTCGTGGCTGTCTTCATTCTACTCGGCATTGACTCCCCATATTCAGGTTTACGAAGGCAAAACTACTTGCGAGACTGGAGTTTGTTCCCCTATGGAGGAAGCTCCAGTTAATCTCACAGGAGGTTATTTATGGTCATGTAATATGCTCGTCAAAGCTAGACTTTTTCAAGAAATAAGTGGTTTTGATGAAAAATTTCCCTATCCTTATATGGAGGATGTTGACTTCAGAGAACGAATTAAAAAAGCGGGTTTGACCTTCTTATTTATTCAAGATGCCATAGTCGATCATCCTCCAAGAAGAAGACTTTGGGGCGATAAACTAGGAGCATCACAAGAAAGTCTTGTATATTACTGGCGATGCAAAAAGAAGAAGAAATTTTTTAAAGTCCAACTGATAAGAAACATTTTAAGCTATCGTATTAGGGCTATTTTAAACTTTGGGTTTTCTCTAGATTCTTTGAAAGCAGTAACTTCAATGATTGTAGAAATTTCGTATATTATTTCCCATATGAATCAATGGCAAAAAAAATATCCACTTGAGTAA
- a CDS encoding glycosyltransferase family 4 protein, which yields MHILLSIHHYLDPNAGAPGVTLKLGQEYQKAGHQVSYFSLDNLPSRLPGIIKAIVFPYWLAIHLLFHYKKQPIDVIDASTGDAWFWAKLFRYFSHNKIVLITRSHGLEHSMHIENLEESARGNLNLSWKYPLYHGGFRLWEVKSSIKDADLTLMLNSRDRDYADCELEIASEKLTIVPNGIPEEFINLPWENTLMSPKETIRIAQVGSFIDRKGIKYSIPALNHILDRFDNVEMTFVGTGCAEDLILSNFSADIRHKIKVVPHYNHQALPNLLKAHHIKLFPSLSEGFSLALVEAMACGLAPIASSNLGLTELLTDRHNSISIPSRNSKAIEDALEKLILNRSELDRIRRNAYQTAQDYNWVNIAHKNLALYQKLHRQKKAEKALDSSEAAN from the coding sequence ATGCACATACTTCTTTCCATTCATCATTATCTTGACCCCAATGCAGGTGCTCCTGGCGTCACTTTAAAACTAGGACAAGAATATCAAAAAGCTGGACATCAAGTTAGCTATTTTTCTTTGGACAATTTACCTTCTAGGCTGCCAGGAATTATTAAGGCAATCGTTTTTCCCTATTGGCTAGCTATTCATCTGTTATTTCACTATAAGAAACAACCTATTGATGTAATCGATGCCTCTACGGGAGATGCTTGGTTTTGGGCAAAGCTGTTTCGTTATTTTAGCCATAATAAAATCGTTCTAATTACTAGAAGTCATGGCTTAGAACACAGCATGCACATAGAAAATTTAGAAGAATCAGCAAGAGGCAATCTAAATTTAAGTTGGAAGTATCCGCTATATCATGGGGGCTTTCGTCTCTGGGAAGTGAAGAGTTCAATTAAAGATGCCGATTTAACTTTGATGTTAAACAGTCGCGATCGAGATTATGCCGATTGCGAATTAGAAATTGCCTCAGAAAAATTAACCATCGTGCCTAATGGTATTCCCGAAGAATTTATCAATCTTCCTTGGGAAAATACACTTATGTCTCCTAAAGAGACGATCCGTATTGCTCAAGTAGGTAGCTTTATCGATCGCAAAGGAATTAAGTACAGTATTCCAGCTTTGAATCATATTCTCGATCGCTTCGACAATGTAGAAATGACTTTTGTGGGTACTGGTTGCGCTGAAGATCTAATTTTATCAAATTTCTCTGCCGATATCAGACATAAAATAAAAGTCGTTCCTCATTACAATCATCAAGCTTTACCAAATTTGCTCAAAGCTCATCACATCAAACTATTTCCCAGTTTGTCAGAAGGATTTAGTCTGGCTTTAGTAGAAGCAATGGCTTGTGGTTTGGCACCAATCGCCAGCTCTAATTTAGGTTTAACAGAATTATTAACAGATCGTCATAATAGTATTTCAATTCCTTCACGAAATAGTAAAGCAATAGAGGATGCCTTGGAAAAATTAATTCTTAATCGCTCTGAGTTAGATCGAATTAGACGAAATGCTTACCAAACAGCTCAAGATTATAACTGGGTAAACATAGCTCACAAAAATTTGGCATTATATCAAAAACTTCATCGGCAAAAGAAAGCGGAAAAAGCTTTAGATAGTTCGGAGGCAGCTAACTAA